One segment of Anser cygnoides isolate HZ-2024a breed goose chromosome 5, Taihu_goose_T2T_genome, whole genome shotgun sequence DNA contains the following:
- the CHAC1 gene encoding glutathione-specific gamma-glutamylcyclotransferase 1, whose translation MKRDPQRPQECPGRPQGQPEPPPSSPASSSPEPPLWIFGYGSLVWRPGFEFTSRKVGFIRGYSRRFWQGDTFHRGSEKAPGRVVTLMEDGGACTWGVAYEVCGEQIAASLQYLNMREAVLGGYDTKLVKFHPQDKDAEEPIQALVYIATPQNPSYLGPASEEDIAAQIMASSGCAGHNIEYLLRLADFMRYFCPQAEDKHLFSIEEALISILPCMCHTEEPLEETSSVPQKTKS comes from the exons ATGAAGCGGGACCCGCAGCGCCCTCAGGAGTGCCCCGGCCGGCCCCAGGGGCAGCCCGAGCCCCCTCCTTCGTCCCCCGCTTCGTCCTCCCCGGAGCCGCCGCTGTGGATCTTCGGGTACGGCTCGCTGGTGTGGAGGCCGGGCTTCGAGTTCACGTCGCGCAAGGTGGGCTTCATCCGCGGCTACAGCCGGCGCTTCTGGCAGGGGGACACCTTCCACCGCGGCAGCGAGAAGGCG cccggccgggTGGTGACGCTGATGGAGGATGGCGGG GCGTGCACGTGGGGTGTCGCCTATGAGGTCTGCGGGGAGCAGATCGCTGCATCGCTCCAGTATCTGAACATGCGGGAGGCTGTCCTGGGAGGCTACGACACCAAGCTGGTGAAGTTCCACCCGCAGGACAAGGATGCAGAGGAACCCATCCAGGCTCTTGTTTACATTGCGACCCCCCAGAACCCGTCCTACCTCGGCCCAGCGTCCGAAGAAGACATTGCAGCACAAATCATGGCCTCAAGTGGTTGTGCTGGCCACAACATAGAGTACTTGCTGAGACTGGCAGACTTCATGCGCTACTTCTGTCCTCAAGCAGAGGATAAACATCTCTTCTCCATCGAAGAGGCTCTTATTTCTATCCTCCCCTGCATGTGCCACACAGAGGAGCCCCTAGAAGAAACTTCAAGTGTCCCTCAGAAGACCaagagctga